A genome region from Paramisgurnus dabryanus chromosome 12, PD_genome_1.1, whole genome shotgun sequence includes the following:
- the ankef1a gene encoding ankyrin repeat and EF-hand domain containing 1a: MSLSESVAKSRLEILQIYRLLQCVRESDKPYIEKLISMGVDGLINLTEPRDGNGVLHLASVANNQDLLEFLMAQGASPNVQDRRGRTPLMLAAELGYDGIVSLLAKKNANMTLVDNEGKGLLFYCIHPTKRHMRCLQVALMGNADANNVSVTGMPVFLLACEQAQDCEEMCLSILESGADPNASNQMTGRTALMEATRGGAVELVRAILRKGGNVNAVDKKKFHAAHFAAERGLFEIIKVLSAYAADFGVVTSEGDTPLHFAAAGGYTDCCKFLVQRGCNPKLKNQEGLLPRQIAKDCGHKATVKELKKVERLHGKFSKGMGGTNEPWALTLHDWSHEYETALRNAFETASDTYAGIEAVSRETFVSVLRDLHAPVDDDQIRDLLYALDRRKEGFVDVNDFLRGLKFLPKTYIMASYGSKKKKVSKAGKTKKSKFNLPVPICTVPPDLIRRRDDGGPPHFMIESYQHATDIHRYDRDHRPEHPIEDDTAWYIDEPEKIYININYCVKMGDIESLKLAVSQKIPVDVKDRFYKTPLMAACSSGNYEMAKFLVDNGADVNACDQFSWTPLHHACHAGQLDIIQLLLEAGAAVDPPTLNGATPLMRAIESCKPSCVDYLIKAGAKINAVNKTEQNCLDVAHAYADFRVVDLIQAKIHALPRHRDRKAQPAKVKRKPTPASASGSTKEKGSVPTLPTSSNSAVKKAMKKDSVVVHSTQISTGKLNKLDISFVPRTTWRNQLTTIEMMEKKAARRKRFTYEVDFDDFKMPFNKNIQKKSVDFELTD; encoded by the exons ATGTCACTCTCCGAATCCGTAGCAAAAAGCAGACTTGAAATCCTGCAGATCTACAGACTCCTTCAGTGCGTCCGAGAGTCTGATAAACCGTACATAGAGAAATTAATCTCTATGGGTGTCGATGGCCTCATTAATCTGACAGAACCACGCGATGGTAACGGCGTCCTGCACCTGGCATCGGTGGCCAACAACCAAGACCTGCTGGAGTTCCTCATGGCGCAAGGTGCCAGTCCAAACGTGCAGGACAGGAGAGGCCGGACGCCGCTGATGCTGGCTGCTGAACTGGGGTACGACGGCATTGTGTCTCTGTTGGCAAAGAAAAACGCAAACATGACACTTGTGGACAACGAAGGAAAAG GCTTGCTTTTCTACTGCATCCACCCTACCAAAAGGCACATGCGTTGCCTCCAGGTGGCACTTATGGGCAATGCAGATGCGAACAATGTTTCAGTAACTGGGATGCCAGTGTTTCTGCTGGCCTGTGAGCAAGCTCAAGACTGTGAGGAAATGTGTCTCAGCATCCTAGAGAGTGGAGCTGATCCCAATGCATCAAATCAG ATGACTGGTCGGACTGCACTGATGGAGGCGACCAGAGGAGGAGCGGTAGAGCTAGTAAGAGCCATTCTAAGAAAAGGAGGTAATGTCAATGCTGTGGATAAAAAGAAATTCCACGCAGCTCATTTTGCAGCTGAACGAGGCTTATTTGAG ATCATTAAGGTGTTGTCTGCATATGCAGCTGATTTTGGAGTGGTGACATCTGAAGGAGATACACCCCTGCACTTTGCTGCCGCTGGTGGCTACACAGATTGTTGCAAGTTTTTGGTTCAAAGAG GATGCAACCCCAAACTGAAAAATCAAGAAGGTCTTCTTCCTCGTCAGATTGCGAAGGACTGCGGCCACAAGGCCACTGTGAAAGAGCTTAAGAAGGTCGAACGACTACACGGAAAGTTCTCGAAAGGAATGGGTGGCACAAATGAGCCATGGGCTCTGACGCTCCACGACTGGTCTCACGAGTACGAGACTGCACTGAGAAATGCTTTCGAGACGGCATCAGACACCTATGCAGGAATAGAAGCAGTGTCCAGGGAAACGTTTGTGTCTGTTCTTCGTGACCTTCATGCTCCTGTAGATGATGACCAAATCCGGGATCTTCTGTATGCTCTTGACAGGAGAAAAGAGGGGTTTGTAGATGTTAATGACTTCTTGAGAGGCCTCAAGTTCCTTCCTAAGACTTACATTATGGCTTCTTATGGCTCTAAAAAGAAGAAAGTAAGCAAGGCAGGGAAAACCAAGAAAAGTAAGTTTAATCTACCAGTGCCTATCTGCACAGTTCCTCCAGACCTCATCCGTCGGCGGGATGATGGCGGACCGCCACATTTTATGATTGAAAGCTACCAGCATGCTACAGACATACACAGGTATGACCGGGATCATAGACCAGAACATCCTATTGAAGATGACACGGCGTGGTACATCGATGAGCCTGAGaagatatacataaatataaactACTGTGTTAAAATGGGAGATATTGAGTCTCTTAAGCTGGCAGTCAGTCAAAAGATTCCTGTTGACGTGAAAGATAGATTTTACAAAACCCCACTTATGGCGGCGTGTTCAAGCGGGAACTATGAAATGGCAAAATTCCTGGTTGATAACGG GGCTGACGTGAATGCGTGTGACCAGTTTAGCTGGACACCTCTGCATCATGCCTGCCATGCAGGACAGCTTGACATCATACAGCTGCTGTTGGAGGCGGGAGCTGCTGTGGACCCGCCCACCCTAAATGGGGCCACTCCCCTAATGAGAGCCATTGAGAGCTGTAAGCCATCGTGTGTGGACTACCTCATCAAAGCTGGTGCAAAGATCAATGCAGTAAATAAAACAG AGCAAAACTGCTTGGATGTTGCCCATGCCTATGCAGACTTCAGGGTGGTGGATTTGATCCAGGCTAAGATTCATGCCCTACCCAGACATAGGGACAGGAAGGCACAACCTGCCAAAGTCAAACGCAAACCAACCCCGGCCTCTGCCTCTGGCTCTACGAAAGAAAAG GGTTCTGTTCCCACTCTACCAACCTCCTCAAACTCAGCAGTCAAGAAGGCAATGAAGAAAGACAGCGTTGTCGTGCACAGCACTCAGATCAGCACCGGCAAGCTCAACAAATTGGACATCAGTTTTGTGCCAAGAACG ACGTGGCGAAATCAGCTGACCACCATTGAGATGATGGAGAAGAAAGCAGCAAGGAGAAAGCGCTTCACATACGAGGTGGACTTTGATGACTTCAAGATGCCATTCaataaaaacattcaaaagAAATCTGTGGATTTTGAGCTGACAGATTAA